One Halolamina litorea genomic window carries:
- the menE gene encoding o-succinylbenzoate--CoA ligase: protein MQDWLAHRARTTPDREALVNASSGNSWTYATLDETVEEMAGRLSALGVAAGDHLGAVLETGVEEVCLIHAAMRLGAVLVPLPPEFTPPELAERFERADVDAVVCDATTESQVRGGAERIDPWLDVFTIDDADWSDATPIADARATEFTPADWERPDTQLLLFTSGTTGDAKAVRLTMGNLLASAVASAFRLGVDPEDRWLVPLSLHHMGGIAPVLRSTLYGTTVIVRESFDPGGTVDDIRDHEATCVSLVPTMLRRMLSARGTLPDSLRFALVGGAPCPSELIERCRDYSVPICPTYGMTETASQVATATHTEAYEHPESVGRPLFWTDVTVVDGAGTPVEQGATGELVVSGPTVTPGYYDDPATTGEAMGPYGLHTGDVGRFDDRGRLYVLNRLDDRILSGGENVDPGEVVDAIREHPGVEDAAVVGLEDEEWGERVAALIVPTGEGIDVAALETFLRDRLAGFKLPRTIGTAEELPRTVSGTVERETVRALLTDEATESIEREQPNARAVADADSVRAVAREDDDSGGDTGEAGAVEDETGRSPISGTDDIDDDSVAAATGEDERPDSILDAGKDDRPTFDREPATEAQSTDEETDSARALLDSSDESGDDPEGDDGRRVDVESSDDPDSTAPINDAAERNDTDEGSDRTDSGEDGSTDPDDERRGGSALSPRELSREYSTPGSGRLTGFGDSRAGDDEPEGDEGDEGAEADDSDDSDGSDDLDGSGGLGGSESTDGDSEAAVDASETEQDDGTGDDAADPDDETGRSTESGGDEDPDADGG, encoded by the coding sequence ATGCAAGACTGGCTGGCCCACCGGGCGCGGACGACGCCCGACCGGGAGGCCCTCGTCAACGCGAGTTCGGGCAATTCGTGGACCTACGCGACGCTCGACGAGACGGTCGAGGAGATGGCCGGGCGCCTCTCGGCGCTCGGCGTCGCCGCGGGCGACCACCTCGGAGCGGTCTTAGAAACCGGCGTCGAGGAGGTCTGCCTGATCCACGCCGCCATGCGTCTGGGTGCCGTGTTGGTGCCGCTGCCACCGGAGTTCACGCCGCCGGAGTTGGCCGAGCGCTTCGAGCGGGCCGACGTGGACGCGGTCGTCTGTGACGCCACCACCGAGTCACAGGTCCGCGGCGGGGCCGAACGGATCGATCCGTGGCTCGACGTGTTCACCATCGACGACGCTGACTGGAGCGACGCGACGCCCATCGCCGATGCCCGGGCGACGGAGTTCACCCCCGCTGATTGGGAGCGCCCCGACACCCAACTGCTGCTCTTTACCTCCGGCACGACTGGCGACGCGAAGGCCGTCCGGCTGACGATGGGGAACCTCCTCGCGAGCGCCGTCGCCAGCGCGTTCCGCTTGGGGGTCGACCCCGAGGACCGCTGGCTGGTCCCGCTCTCGCTACACCACATGGGCGGAATCGCGCCGGTGCTCCGCTCGACGCTGTACGGCACCACCGTCATCGTCCGTGAGAGCTTCGACCCCGGCGGCACCGTCGACGACATCCGGGATCACGAGGCGACCTGCGTCTCGCTCGTCCCGACGATGCTGCGCCGGATGCTCTCGGCGCGGGGGACCCTGCCCGACAGCCTGCGGTTCGCGCTGGTCGGCGGCGCCCCCTGTCCGTCGGAACTGATCGAGCGCTGTCGGGACTACTCGGTGCCGATCTGTCCGACCTACGGGATGACCGAGACGGCCTCACAGGTCGCCACGGCGACCCACACGGAGGCGTACGAACACCCGGAATCGGTCGGCCGGCCGTTGTTCTGGACCGACGTGACCGTCGTCGACGGCGCCGGCACCCCCGTCGAGCAGGGAGCGACCGGGGAGTTGGTCGTCAGCGGGCCGACCGTGACGCCAGGCTACTACGACGATCCGGCGACGACCGGGGAGGCGATGGGCCCCTACGGGCTCCACACCGGCGACGTGGGGCGGTTCGACGACCGCGGCCGGCTGTACGTGCTGAACCGCCTCGACGACCGCATCCTCAGCGGCGGCGAGAACGTCGACCCCGGCGAGGTCGTCGACGCCATCCGGGAGCACCCCGGCGTCGAGGACGCCGCCGTCGTCGGCCTCGAGGACGAGGAGTGGGGCGAGCGGGTCGCCGCACTGATCGTCCCGACCGGGGAGGGGATCGACGTGGCGGCACTGGAGACGTTCCTGCGTGACCGCCTCGCGGGGTTCAAACTCCCGAGAACGATCGGAACCGCCGAGGAACTCCCGCGGACCGTCTCGGGGACCGTCGAGCGTGAGACGGTCAGAGCACTGCTGACCGACGAGGCGACCGAATCGATCGAGCGCGAGCAGCCCAACGCCCGCGCCGTCGCCGACGCGGACAGCGTCCGCGCGGTGGCTCGGGAGGACGATGATTCGGGGGGCGACACCGGGGAAGCAGGCGCCGTGGAGGACGAGACGGGACGCAGTCCGATTTCGGGGACCGACGACATCGACGACGATTCCGTTGCCGCCGCCACCGGGGAGGATGAACGGCCCGACTCGATCCTCGACGCCGGGAAGGATGACCGGCCGACGTTCGACCGCGAACCGGCTACGGAAGCGCAGTCGACCGACGAGGAGACGGACTCCGCGCGGGCGTTGCTCGACTCGTCGGACGAGTCCGGGGACGACCCCGAGGGCGACGACGGGCGGAGGGTCGACGTGGAGTCGTCGGACGACCCCGACTCGACCGCGCCGATCAACGACGCCGCCGAGCGAAACGACACCGACGAGGGATCGGATCGCACGGACTCGGGCGAAGATGGATCGACCGACCCGGACGACGAGCGGCGGGGTGGGTCCGCACTCTCCCCGCGGGAACTGAGCCGGGAGTACTCGACGCCCGGCAGCGGCCGGCTGACCGGCTTCGGTGACAGTCGTGCCGGCGACGACGAACCTGAAGGTGATGAAGGGGATGAAGGAGCCGAAGCGGACGATTCGGACGACTCGGATGGCTCGGACGACTTGGACGGCTCGGGCGGTTTGGGCGGGTCGGAGTCGACCGACGGCGATTCCGAGGCAGCGGTTGACGCGAGCGAAACCGAGCAAGACGACGGTACTGGCGACGACGCGGCCGACCCGGACGACGAGACCGGTCGTTCTACGGAGTCCGGCGGCGACGAGGACCCCGACGCCGACGGGGGGTAG
- a CDS encoding acyl-CoA dehydrogenase family protein, with translation MDLLDEGIVPEHAREAKAEARAFAEAEIEPVAAEKFEAGEYPWDVLEAAMEAGLVAADLPEELGGRGWDLEQLLAVAEEFYRADAGIGLTLMLASFGCELVEQYGTEEQHEEYLRPVAQNDQISGLAVSEPDTGSDLAGMTTTADKDGDEYVLNGEKYWVGNAVEADWLTVYAKTGDRDDRYANYSLFIVPTDTEGYEAEHIPEKMGMRASKQGHIVFDDCRIPEENLVGAEGGGFYALADFFNHGRVVVAGHGLGIAAAAIEEAEAFVHDREGFGRSINEFQAVQHILADMQTEFQAARSLTWRAAEQVANHDGAGYWAAMAKTKATETAVDVAERGMQLHGGRSIFTDRRIARAYRDARIPVIYEGANEIQRNLIYRQTPR, from the coding sequence ATGGACCTACTCGACGAGGGGATCGTCCCCGAGCACGCGCGCGAGGCGAAAGCGGAAGCCAGAGCGTTCGCGGAAGCCGAGATCGAACCCGTCGCCGCCGAGAAGTTCGAAGCCGGGGAGTACCCGTGGGACGTGCTCGAAGCCGCGATGGAGGCGGGGCTGGTCGCCGCCGACCTGCCCGAGGAACTGGGCGGGCGGGGCTGGGACCTCGAACAGCTGCTCGCCGTCGCCGAGGAGTTCTACCGCGCCGACGCCGGCATCGGGCTGACGCTCATGCTCGCCTCCTTCGGCTGTGAACTCGTCGAACAGTACGGCACCGAGGAGCAGCACGAGGAGTACCTCCGTCCGGTCGCCCAGAACGACCAGATCTCCGGGCTCGCGGTCTCGGAGCCCGACACCGGGAGCGACCTCGCGGGGATGACCACCACCGCCGACAAGGACGGCGACGAGTACGTCCTGAACGGCGAGAAGTACTGGGTCGGCAACGCCGTCGAGGCCGACTGGCTCACCGTTTACGCCAAGACCGGCGACCGCGACGACCGCTACGCGAACTACTCGCTGTTCATCGTCCCGACCGACACCGAGGGCTACGAGGCCGAACACATCCCCGAGAAGATGGGGATGCGCGCGTCCAAGCAGGGCCACATCGTCTTCGACGACTGCCGGATCCCCGAGGAGAACCTCGTCGGCGCCGAGGGCGGCGGCTTCTACGCGCTCGCGGACTTCTTCAACCACGGCCGCGTCGTCGTCGCGGGCCACGGGCTGGGCATCGCCGCCGCCGCCATCGAGGAGGCCGAGGCGTTCGTCCACGACCGCGAGGGGTTCGGCCGCTCCATCAACGAGTTCCAGGCGGTACAGCACATCCTTGCGGACATGCAGACGGAGTTCCAAGCCGCCCGCTCGCTGACCTGGCGCGCCGCAGAGCAGGTCGCCAACCACGACGGCGCCGGCTACTGGGCGGCGATGGCGAAGACGAAGGCGACCGAGACCGCCGTCGACGTGGCCGAGCGCGGGATGCAGCTCCACGGCGGCCGCTCCATCTTCACGGACCGGCGGATCGCGCGAGCCTACCGCGACGCCCGCATCCCCGTGATCTACGAGGGCGCCAACGAGATCCAGCGCAACCTGATCTACCGACAGACGCCGCGATAG
- the mce gene encoding methylmalonyl-CoA epimerase produces the protein MEFDHAGVATEDAAETAALFSDLLDAEIVHEETDEERGMRFVFVDLGNGYVEVIEPLDDESTIADYVDANGPGLHHVAFATDDAAAALDRARDLGIEAIDDEPRPGAWGHDIAFLHPRDTAGVLVEFVEH, from the coding sequence ATGGAGTTCGATCACGCCGGCGTCGCCACCGAGGACGCCGCCGAGACCGCCGCGCTGTTTTCCGACCTGCTGGACGCCGAGATCGTCCACGAGGAGACCGACGAGGAGCGGGGCATGCGCTTCGTCTTCGTCGACCTGGGCAACGGCTACGTCGAGGTGATCGAACCCCTCGACGACGAGAGTACAATCGCGGACTACGTCGACGCGAACGGCCCGGGCCTGCACCACGTCGCCTTCGCCACCGACGACGCCGCCGCGGCGCTCGACCGCGCTCGCGACCTCGGTATCGAGGCCATCGACGACGAGCCACGGCCCGGCGCGTGGGGCCACGATATCGCCTTCTTACACCCCAGAGACACCGCTGGCGTGCTCGTGGAGTTCGTCGAGCACTGA
- a CDS encoding YeeE/YedE family protein, translating to MVLDSLTLFPEGIAHYLLGGLLIGAATAVIYLGTGIAAGASTFLESTLSYVSNRERFQQFRFVQSRDWRLVFTVGIVLGAAAYTALSADPWFVTEVSPTRLFVGGVLVGVGTRVGKGCTSGHGICGVGSLAEASLVNVATFVAVAAGTAQLLFALGVRP from the coding sequence ATGGTACTCGACTCGCTGACGTTGTTCCCCGAAGGGATCGCCCACTACCTGCTCGGGGGGCTCCTCATCGGCGCGGCGACGGCCGTGATCTATCTCGGCACGGGGATCGCTGCGGGCGCGAGCACGTTCCTCGAATCGACGCTCTCGTACGTCTCGAACCGCGAGCGCTTCCAGCAGTTCCGCTTCGTCCAGTCCCGGGACTGGCGGCTCGTCTTCACGGTGGGCATCGTCCTCGGCGCCGCCGCCTACACGGCGCTCTCCGCTGACCCGTGGTTCGTCACCGAGGTATCGCCGACGCGGCTGTTCGTCGGCGGGGTCCTCGTCGGCGTCGGCACCCGGGTCGGGAAGGGCTGTACGTCCGGCCACGGCATCTGTGGCGTCGGCTCGCTCGCCGAGGCCTCGCTGGTCAACGTCGCGACGTTCGTCGCCGTCGCCGCCGGGACCGCCCAACTCCTGTTCGCACTCGGGGTGCGCCCATGA
- a CDS encoding thiamine pyrophosphate-binding protein: MDGLTGGEAVVAQLEREGVDIAFGIPGVHTLELYDALLDSDIDHVTTRHEQGAGFAADGYARTTGRVGVCFTITGPGLTNVATAVGQAYSDSSPLLVISTTNATNEADRGKGHLHELKDQQGVMESVSARSYHVDRVADVPGVVADAFDYLDRNRPRPVHIQIPTDVLERAEPVDLIDREPASPPGPDTARVAEAADRLADAERPLLVAGGGTADAATAVRAFVDETGIPTITTAAGKGVLPADHDCCVATAMGHDPAEAFVATRDLVLAVGTELSAQDTGETEFPDDLIHVDIDPRNFGNNHETALGIVGDAGPTLDALRERAAERGLTFDGQAEAADARSDPLAVDAADDRHHLLAVLRDALDDDAVVVNDMTKVSYAARTAFPTGAPRSFLFPRGFGTLGFSPPAAFGAAIGGDRQVVSLVGDGGFLFTVGDLATAVQYDLDVPIVVCNDDSYDILEDVQRRQYGRTMATDIENPDFVALAESFGAAARRIEFDAVAAELPDALAAAFERDRPTLIEVPVTF; the protein is encoded by the coding sequence ATGGACGGACTCACCGGCGGCGAGGCGGTCGTCGCACAGCTCGAACGCGAGGGCGTCGACATCGCCTTCGGCATCCCGGGTGTGCACACCCTCGAACTCTACGACGCGCTGCTGGACAGCGACATCGACCACGTCACGACCCGCCACGAGCAGGGCGCCGGCTTCGCGGCTGACGGCTACGCCCGGACGACCGGCCGGGTCGGGGTCTGCTTCACCATCACCGGCCCCGGGCTGACCAACGTCGCCACGGCGGTCGGACAGGCCTACTCCGACTCCTCGCCGCTGTTGGTGATCTCGACGACCAACGCGACGAACGAGGCCGACCGGGGCAAGGGCCACCTCCACGAACTCAAGGACCAACAGGGCGTGATGGAGTCGGTCTCGGCCCGGAGCTACCACGTCGACCGGGTCGCGGACGTGCCCGGCGTCGTCGCCGACGCGTTCGACTACCTCGACCGCAACCGTCCGCGCCCGGTCCACATCCAGATCCCGACCGACGTGCTCGAACGCGCCGAACCGGTCGACCTGATCGACCGCGAGCCGGCGTCCCCGCCCGGGCCGGACACCGCACGCGTCGCCGAGGCGGCAGACAGGCTCGCTGATGCGGAGCGACCGCTTCTCGTGGCCGGCGGCGGCACCGCCGATGCCGCGACGGCGGTGCGGGCGTTCGTCGACGAGACGGGGATCCCGACCATCACGACCGCCGCCGGCAAGGGCGTCCTCCCCGCCGACCACGACTGCTGTGTCGCGACGGCGATGGGCCACGACCCGGCCGAGGCGTTCGTCGCGACGCGCGACCTCGTGCTCGCGGTCGGCACCGAACTCAGCGCACAGGACACGGGCGAGACCGAGTTCCCCGACGACCTGATCCACGTCGATATCGATCCGCGGAACTTCGGCAACAACCACGAGACGGCGCTGGGGATCGTCGGCGACGCCGGCCCGACGCTCGACGCGCTCCGGGAGCGAGCGGCCGAGCGGGGGCTGACGTTCGACGGCCAAGCCGAGGCCGCCGACGCCCGATCCGACCCGTTGGCCGTCGATGCGGCGGACGACCGGCACCACCTGCTCGCGGTGCTCCGCGATGCACTGGACGACGACGCGGTGGTCGTCAACGACATGACGAAGGTCAGCTACGCCGCCCGGACGGCGTTCCCGACGGGTGCGCCACGGTCGTTCCTGTTCCCGCGGGGGTTCGGCACGCTGGGGTTCAGCCCCCCGGCGGCCTTCGGCGCCGCCATCGGCGGCGACCGGCAGGTCGTGTCGCTCGTGGGTGACGGCGGCTTCCTGTTCACGGTGGGTGACCTCGCCACCGCAGTCCAGTACGACCTCGACGTCCCCATCGTCGTCTGCAACGACGACTCCTACGACATCCTGGAGGACGTTCAGCGCCGGCAGTACGGCCGGACGATGGCCACCGACATCGAGAACCCCGACTTCGTGGCGCTGGCCGAGAGCTTCGGGGCGGCCGCACGCCGCATCGAGTTCGACGCCGTTGCCGCGGAGTTGCCCGACGCGCTGGCGGCGGCGTTCGAGCGCGACCGACCGACGCTCATCGAGGTTCCCGTGACGTTCTGA
- a CDS encoding DNA mismatch repair protein — MRLQEYWGVGPKTAELLEAELGVERAVRAIESADVGTLVDAGLPRGRATRILRRATGAAGLDTLGTGDARDVYGDLLELAAADALTAGAADRIRVLTPLETREAAEERLDRIDAATAVWTGLDGDERESVIGTFAEYDAAGAGRRAAVEAALALRSVGDGDGPFDRLADLDAESLADAVDALGAVEGEFGGAGADPDALSVGEGADERLDSLRTQLAAARRLNDAALDVLETVRGQGVRSLEEFQRAVLSYVAEETGVAAGEVRSVAPDEARDETDFVSATLRALVAELEGRVADREATVAAELRDVLDEAGESVAVAVDAVDALAFDLSLARFAATHDLTRPTLVEDGLAVRGARNLFIDGDIQPITYGVGTHGVTGGADEAPDPPSGDRVAVLTGANSGGKTTLLETLCGVALLAAMGLPVPAEAAEVGRFDAVVFHRRHASFNAGVLESTLRSVVPPLTGEGRALMLVDEFEAITEPGRAADLLNGLVDLTVDRGALGVFVTHLADDLSPLPTTARVDGIFAEGLTDDLDLRVDYQPRFGTVGRSTPEFIVSRLVANARDRDERAAFRSIAAAVGEEAVQRTLSDAEWEA, encoded by the coding sequence ATGCGACTGCAGGAGTACTGGGGCGTCGGCCCGAAGACGGCCGAACTGCTCGAAGCGGAGTTGGGCGTCGAGCGTGCCGTACGCGCCATCGAGTCGGCGGACGTGGGGACGCTGGTCGACGCCGGACTCCCGCGCGGGCGGGCGACCCGGATCCTCCGGCGTGCCACGGGTGCCGCCGGCCTGGACACCCTCGGGACCGGCGACGCCCGTGACGTGTACGGCGATCTGCTCGAACTGGCCGCGGCGGACGCGCTGACCGCCGGCGCCGCCGACCGGATCAGGGTGCTCACGCCGTTGGAAACGCGGGAGGCCGCCGAGGAACGCCTCGACCGCATCGACGCCGCGACGGCGGTGTGGACGGGCCTCGACGGCGACGAGCGCGAGTCGGTTATCGGGACGTTCGCCGAGTACGACGCCGCCGGCGCTGGGCGCCGTGCCGCCGTCGAAGCGGCGCTCGCGCTCCGGTCCGTCGGCGACGGCGACGGTCCGTTCGACCGTCTCGCCGACCTCGACGCCGAATCCCTCGCCGACGCCGTCGACGCGCTCGGGGCCGTCGAGGGCGAGTTCGGTGGCGCGGGGGCCGACCCGGACGCCCTCTCGGTCGGCGAGGGCGCCGACGAACGACTCGACTCGCTACGGACGCAGTTGGCCGCCGCACGGCGACTGAACGACGCCGCGCTTGACGTACTCGAGACCGTCCGCGGGCAGGGCGTCCGCTCGTTGGAGGAGTTCCAGCGTGCCGTGCTCTCCTACGTCGCCGAGGAGACGGGCGTGGCCGCCGGCGAGGTCCGGTCGGTCGCCCCCGACGAGGCGCGCGACGAGACCGACTTCGTCTCGGCGACCCTGCGCGCGCTGGTCGCCGAGTTGGAGGGCCGGGTCGCCGACCGGGAAGCCACCGTCGCCGCCGAACTCAGGGACGTACTGGACGAGGCCGGCGAGTCGGTGGCGGTGGCCGTCGACGCCGTGGACGCGCTCGCGTTCGACCTCTCGTTGGCCCGGTTCGCGGCCACACACGACCTCACGCGGCCGACACTCGTGGAAGACGGACTCGCCGTCCGGGGCGCGCGGAACCTCTTCATCGACGGGGATATCCAGCCGATCACCTACGGCGTCGGGACCCACGGCGTCACCGGCGGCGCCGACGAGGCGCCCGACCCGCCCTCGGGCGACCGCGTGGCCGTGCTCACGGGGGCGAACTCCGGCGGGAAGACGACGCTGCTGGAGACGCTCTGTGGAGTCGCGCTGCTGGCGGCGATGGGGCTGCCAGTCCCCGCCGAGGCGGCCGAAGTCGGTCGGTTCGACGCCGTCGTGTTCCACCGCCGACACGCCTCGTTCAACGCCGGCGTGTTGGAGTCGACGCTTCGGTCGGTGGTGCCGCCGCTCACCGGCGAGGGGCGGGCGCTGATGCTCGTCGACGAGTTCGAGGCGATCACCGAGCCTGGACGGGCGGCTGACCTGCTGAACGGGTTGGTCGATCTGACCGTCGACCGTGGCGCGCTCGGGGTGTTCGTCACCCACCTCGCCGACGACCTCTCGCCGCTGCCGACGACCGCTCGGGTGGACGGGATCTTCGCCGAGGGGCTGACCGACGACCTCGACCTGCGGGTGGACTACCAGCCGCGCTTTGGCACCGTCGGGCGCTCGACCCCCGAGTTCATCGTCTCGCGGCTGGTCGCCAACGCCCGCGACCGCGACGAGCGGGCGGCGTTCCGGTCGATCGCTGCCGCCGTCGGCGAGGAGGCCGTCCAGCGGACCCTTTCCGACGCCGAGTGGGAGGCCTGA
- a CDS encoding YbjQ family protein — MQTSTTDSIAGEEIAETLGTVRGNTVRARNVGRDFTQSLRNIVGGEMKAYTELLSDSREQAEERMIAEAEELGADAVVSMRFETSEIAGTGAEMLAYGTAVKLE; from the coding sequence ATGCAGACCTCCACTACCGACTCGATCGCTGGCGAGGAGATCGCCGAGACCCTCGGGACTGTCCGGGGCAACACGGTCCGCGCCCGGAACGTCGGCCGGGACTTCACCCAGAGTTTGCGGAACATCGTCGGCGGCGAGATGAAGGCGTACACGGAACTCCTGTCTGACTCCCGCGAGCAGGCCGAGGAACGGATGATCGCCGAGGCCGAGGAGTTGGGCGCCGACGCGGTGGTGTCGATGCGCTTCGAGACCTCCGAGATCGCCGGCACGGGCGCGGAGATGCTGGCCTACGGGACAGCGGTGAAACTGGAGTAA
- a CDS encoding MFS transporter has product MRRPSLDAVRGFDRAVYIVAAGQLLNVFGAGLVYPFATIHFHLEVGIALSLVGFGLLVRNVATAVATTVGGYLADRIGRKPVMVAAMAGNGLTLAGYAFVPAIAAGTPLDLAGAFVGVSALSGATNGLYTPAGQAYVADLTDGGERDRAYSLLKVGNNVGFGTGFVVGGVLYEWVEVAVFVADGVTSALVAVVLLLLVPRIHAGQPGVAFRDSVGDWGNAITKRRVLALAALNGGFAVLYAQMQTTVPIVAETQLGLSSAEIGTLYVLNPLTLVVLQIPLVAAVSGWRRTRGLTLSTGFWAASMLAVWAVYLFDFGPAPAGRHALLAVGVALVGAHLVSRTIGEVLHSPLSTSLMSALGSDGERGAQLSVLEVAKRGGMGVGSFAGGLFFDYGLAAWLWPALAGICGLLALGLLGFERTLSATENGRAVTE; this is encoded by the coding sequence GTGCGCCGCCCCTCGCTCGACGCCGTCCGCGGGTTCGACCGTGCGGTCTACATCGTCGCCGCCGGACAGCTACTCAACGTCTTCGGCGCCGGACTCGTCTACCCGTTCGCCACGATCCATTTCCACCTCGAAGTGGGTATCGCGCTCTCGCTGGTCGGCTTCGGCCTCCTCGTGCGGAACGTCGCCACCGCCGTCGCCACCACGGTCGGTGGCTACCTGGCGGACCGGATCGGCCGCAAGCCGGTGATGGTGGCGGCGATGGCCGGTAACGGGCTCACGCTCGCGGGCTACGCGTTCGTCCCCGCGATCGCGGCCGGGACGCCGCTGGACCTCGCCGGCGCGTTCGTCGGCGTCTCGGCGCTCTCGGGGGCGACGAACGGGCTCTACACGCCCGCCGGGCAGGCGTACGTCGCCGACCTCACCGACGGCGGCGAACGTGATCGCGCCTACTCCCTGCTGAAAGTCGGCAACAACGTCGGCTTCGGCACGGGGTTCGTCGTCGGTGGCGTGCTGTACGAGTGGGTGGAGGTCGCGGTGTTCGTCGCCGACGGCGTCACCTCGGCGCTGGTCGCCGTCGTCCTCCTGCTGCTGGTCCCGCGGATCCACGCCGGCCAGCCCGGCGTGGCGTTCCGGGACTCCGTCGGCGACTGGGGGAACGCGATCACCAAGCGCCGCGTGCTCGCCCTCGCAGCGCTCAACGGCGGCTTCGCAGTGCTGTATGCCCAGATGCAGACCACGGTCCCAATCGTCGCCGAGACGCAGTTGGGGCTCTCCTCGGCCGAAATAGGCACGCTCTACGTCCTCAATCCGCTGACGCTCGTCGTCCTCCAGATCCCGCTGGTCGCCGCCGTCTCGGGCTGGCGCCGCACTCGCGGGCTGACCCTCTCGACGGGCTTCTGGGCGGCGTCGATGCTCGCGGTCTGGGCGGTCTACCTGTTCGACTTCGGCCCCGCACCCGCGGGCCGGCACGCGCTGCTCGCCGTCGGCGTCGCCCTCGTCGGCGCCCACCTCGTCAGTCGGACGATCGGCGAGGTGCTGCACTCGCCGTTATCGACCTCGCTGATGAGCGCGCTGGGGAGCGACGGCGAGCGCGGCGCCCAACTCTCCGTGCTCGAAGTCGCCAAGCGCGGCGGGATGGGCGTCGGCTCCTTCGCCGGCGGGCTCTTCTTCGACTACGGGCTGGCAGCGTGGCTCTGGCCCGCGCTCGCGGGGATCTGTGGCCTGCTCGCGCTGGGGCTACTGGGGTTCGAGCGGACGTTGTCTGCAACGGAGAACGGGAGGGCAGTAACGGAGTAG
- a CDS encoding DUF6691 family protein has protein sequence MSRDEGQTDSAGHGGEGRHPLFMPLVLLGGFVFGVGLAVSRMARPEVVLDFLQFEDFGLLFVMGGAALVAGPVFHLATRSGGRAPLTGRVYELRRKTLDSNVLLGGVVFGVGWGISGICPGAAYASVGIGNWPILAGIAGMFVGAYGQGVAREFLD, from the coding sequence ATGAGCCGGGACGAGGGCCAGACCGACAGCGCCGGACACGGGGGCGAAGGGCGCCACCCGCTGTTCATGCCGTTGGTGCTGCTCGGCGGCTTCGTCTTCGGCGTCGGCCTCGCCGTCTCGCGGATGGCCCGGCCCGAGGTGGTGCTCGACTTCCTCCAGTTCGAGGACTTCGGCCTGCTGTTCGTGATGGGCGGGGCGGCGCTCGTCGCCGGGCCGGTGTTCCACCTCGCCACCCGGAGCGGGGGACGGGCACCGTTGACCGGTCGCGTCTATGAACTCCGCCGGAAGACGCTGGACAGCAACGTGCTGCTCGGCGGCGTGGTTTTCGGCGTCGGCTGGGGGATCTCGGGCATCTGTCCCGGGGCCGCCTACGCCAGCGTCGGGATCGGTAACTGGCCGATCCTCGCGGGCATCGCGGGGATGTTCGTCGGCGCGTACGGGCAGGGCGTGGCGCGGGAGTTCTTGGACTGA